The following are encoded together in the Magnetospirillum gryphiswaldense MSR-1 v2 genome:
- a CDS encoding DegT/DnrJ/EryC1/StrS family aminotransferase — protein sequence MDTPAISVMRPRLPDADALLPYLRRIDQTRLYSNMGPLACELAARLQDRFNAPAHPVANATLGLAATLMAFGLPAGSLCMVPAWTFAASAHAILLAGLVPFLVDVDEASGMLRPDMAADYCARAPAPVGAVMPVSAFGRPVDMSGWQDFHRRHQIAVAVDAAAGFDTAMGGDVPVVVSLHATKVLGAGEGAFILCRDTQFLRRCAAITNFGFSGDRHAHMAGMNAKLSEYHAATALAALDQWPQNRREILALTARLADMLPQSMGWRAELTRSFAANTMNLEFPGGWQAAEHRFTAAAIETRRWWGPGLHQQAAFAHCPQVPTPETDRRAAQTLGLPFHCDLDGEAVERIAAAARASLDPAP from the coding sequence ATGGACACGCCCGCCATCTCGGTCATGCGCCCCCGTTTGCCAGACGCCGACGCGCTGCTGCCCTATCTGCGCCGCATCGACCAGACACGACTTTATTCCAACATGGGACCGTTGGCCTGCGAACTGGCCGCCAGGCTGCAAGACCGTTTCAACGCTCCGGCGCATCCGGTGGCCAACGCCACCTTGGGCTTGGCGGCGACCTTGATGGCCTTCGGCCTTCCGGCCGGCAGCTTGTGCATGGTACCGGCCTGGACCTTCGCCGCCTCGGCCCACGCCATTCTCCTGGCCGGACTGGTTCCCTTTCTGGTCGATGTGGATGAAGCCAGCGGGATGCTCCGCCCCGACATGGCCGCCGATTATTGCGCTCGGGCTCCCGCTCCGGTCGGCGCGGTCATGCCGGTTTCCGCCTTCGGTCGCCCCGTGGACATGTCCGGCTGGCAGGACTTTCACCGCCGTCACCAAATTGCCGTGGCGGTCGACGCCGCCGCCGGGTTCGACACCGCCATGGGCGGCGATGTTCCCGTGGTGGTCAGCCTGCATGCGACCAAGGTGCTGGGCGCCGGCGAAGGCGCCTTCATCCTGTGCCGCGACACCCAATTTCTGCGCCGCTGCGCCGCCATCACCAATTTCGGCTTTTCCGGCGACCGCCACGCCCATATGGCCGGCATGAACGCCAAGCTCAGCGAATACCATGCAGCGACCGCCCTGGCGGCGCTGGACCAATGGCCCCAGAACCGTCGGGAAATCCTGGCCCTGACCGCAAGGCTGGCCGACATGCTGCCGCAGTCGATGGGATGGCGGGCGGAATTGACCCGCTCCTTCGCCGCCAACACCATGAACCTGGAATTCCCCGGCGGCTGGCAGGCGGCGGAACACCGCTTCACCGCCGCCGCCATCGAAACCCGCCGCTGGTGGGGGCCGGGCCTGCACCAGCAGGCGGCTTTCGCCCATTGTCCGCAAGTGCCGACGCCGGAAACCGACCGTCGAGCCGCCCAAACCCTTGGCCTGCCGTTTCATTGCGACCTGGACGGGGAAGCGGTGGAGCGGATCGCCGCCGCCGCCCGGGCAAGCTTGGACCCGGCACCGTGA
- a CDS encoding HAD family hydrolase: protein MVKPVSLRDLRRLLDAAPPRLLSVDLFDTVLLRGTRPEFVRFGDVALLQHRALGAASPGAPRLLEARLRHTRNAYAAARAVAGGGEVRFDAILAEICHQFVLDPAWIERLRQVELDYEVRHLAVNGALAREIRCWAQAGMSWAIVSDTPLRGVDLAWLLTRLSPELAPDRILSSADRAQTKRDGGLYDHLIRLTGLDPVDILHVGDNLHSDLHMAHDRLIRAAWLPRSPWWRLIHHIRADHSRKKLRRKGLIP, encoded by the coding sequence ATGGTCAAACCCGTCTCCCTGCGAGATTTGCGCCGCTTACTGGACGCGGCACCGCCTCGCCTGCTGTCCGTCGATCTGTTCGACACCGTCCTGTTACGGGGAACCCGACCCGAGTTCGTCCGCTTCGGCGATGTCGCCTTGCTCCAGCACCGCGCCCTGGGCGCCGCCTCACCCGGTGCGCCCCGCCTGCTGGAAGCCCGCCTGCGCCATACCCGCAATGCCTACGCCGCCGCCCGTGCGGTTGCGGGCGGCGGCGAGGTCCGTTTCGATGCCATCCTGGCCGAGATTTGCCACCAGTTCGTCTTGGATCCCGCCTGGATCGAGCGGTTGCGCCAGGTGGAACTGGATTACGAAGTCCGCCATCTGGCCGTCAACGGCGCGCTGGCTCGGGAAATCCGGTGCTGGGCCCAGGCCGGCATGTCCTGGGCGATCGTCAGCGACACCCCGCTGCGCGGCGTCGATCTGGCTTGGCTTTTGACCCGGCTGTCACCCGAACTGGCGCCCGATCGGATATTATCCAGCGCAGACAGGGCGCAAACCAAACGCGACGGCGGTTTGTACGACCACCTGATCCGACTGACCGGACTGGACCCAGTGGATATTCTGCATGTGGGCGACAACCTCCATTCCGACCTCCACATGGCGCACGACCGCCTGATCCGCGCGGCCTGGCTGCCGCGCTCCCCCTGGTGGCGCCTGATCCACCACATCCGCGCCGACCACAGCAGGAAAAAGTTGCGCCGCAAGGGACTGATCCCCTGA
- a CDS encoding sugar phosphate nucleotidyltransferase encodes MSEAPLAGLDVAVLAGGLGTRIRPVLGMVPKVLAPIGDRPFLDILLDWLENAGARRIVLCLGHLADKVESWLDTCPPRIAQVVVAVEPIPLGTAGALARHRPLLTSDPVLVINGDTLVDADLEQFVTVHRTHAPQASMLCAQVDDARSYGSVTTDPDGMVKAFTEKADTVPGPGLVNAGLYLLSSALLDHIARTAPTSLERDVLPGLSRLLAVPQPVTFTDIGTPERLAALRLSGAS; translated from the coding sequence ATGAGCGAAGCTCCCCTGGCCGGCCTGGACGTGGCCGTACTTGCCGGCGGACTGGGTACCCGCATCAGACCCGTCCTGGGCATGGTCCCAAAGGTACTGGCTCCCATCGGCGACCGCCCGTTCCTGGACATCCTGCTCGACTGGCTGGAAAACGCCGGCGCCCGCCGTATCGTCCTGTGCCTGGGGCACTTGGCCGACAAGGTGGAAAGCTGGCTGGACACGTGCCCGCCCCGTATCGCCCAGGTGGTCGTTGCCGTCGAGCCTATCCCCCTGGGCACCGCCGGGGCGTTGGCGCGGCATCGTCCACTGCTGACCAGCGACCCGGTCCTGGTCATCAACGGCGACACCTTGGTCGATGCCGACCTTGAACAATTCGTCACCGTGCACCGCACCCATGCTCCCCAGGCCAGCATGTTATGCGCGCAAGTCGACGATGCGCGCAGCTACGGCAGCGTCACCACCGATCCCGACGGCATGGTCAAAGCCTTCACCGAAAAGGCCGACACCGTCCCCGGTCCGGGATTGGTCAACGCCGGATTGTACCTGCTCTCATCGGCGCTTTTGGACCACATCGCCCGCACTGCCCCCACATCGCTGGAGCGCGACGTCCTGCCCGGCCTGAGCCGCCTGCTGGCGGTGCCGCAGCCGGTCACCTTCACCGATATCGGCACGCCCGAGCGTCTGGCGGCCCTCCGGCTGAGCGGAGCATCATGA
- a CDS encoding glycosyltransferase has protein sequence MTSPPRLSVLSTNRNMAHWLPETLDSIFRQSFDGFEAIMVDGASTDASVDVLAAYPRLRWISEPDANANEGFDKAIAMARGEYVTFCPVSDGYLSRNWFARAVAELDADPSLSLVWGADALMTEDGDLYGLVFPQFHRKPAPCGRDFLPYWLGTHLWFPEQNYVIRRSVLSRLWPSRRSPSYFDHWNPFLRIILGFHTGGYLSKFLPIIPNWRRLHVDSVTEATKEHGLRTLTQYVDEIDAYGRAVLNGSVRHLFRAGDGTKIGAVELHELPELTERIAHWRTSHPVHGPRNLG, from the coding sequence ATGACCAGCCCCCCCAGACTGTCGGTGCTGTCGACAAACCGCAACATGGCCCACTGGCTGCCGGAAACCCTGGACAGCATCTTTCGTCAAAGCTTCGACGGCTTCGAGGCGATCATGGTGGACGGCGCCTCGACCGATGCCTCCGTCGACGTTCTCGCCGCCTATCCCCGCCTGCGCTGGATTTCCGAGCCCGACGCCAACGCCAACGAAGGCTTCGACAAAGCCATCGCCATGGCGCGGGGCGAATACGTGACCTTCTGCCCGGTCTCCGACGGGTATCTGTCTCGCAACTGGTTCGCCCGCGCCGTCGCCGAACTGGACGCCGACCCAAGCCTGTCGCTGGTTTGGGGCGCCGATGCGTTGATGACCGAGGACGGCGACCTGTACGGATTGGTCTTTCCCCAATTCCACCGCAAGCCGGCGCCATGCGGTCGCGACTTTCTGCCTTATTGGCTGGGAACCCATCTGTGGTTTCCCGAGCAGAACTACGTCATCCGCCGCTCGGTGCTGTCCCGGCTGTGGCCCAGCCGCCGCTCCCCCAGCTATTTCGACCACTGGAACCCGTTCCTGCGGATCATCCTGGGCTTTCACACCGGGGGCTATCTATCCAAGTTCCTACCGATCATCCCCAACTGGCGGCGCCTGCATGTTGATTCGGTCACCGAGGCGACCAAGGAACACGGATTGCGTACCCTGACCCAATACGTGGATGAAATCGACGCCTATGGCCGGGCGGTGCTGAACGGAAGCGTCCGCCACCTGTTCCGCGCCGGCGACGGCACGAAAATCGGCGCGGTGGAACTCCATGAGCTGCCGGAACTGACCGAACGCATCGCGCACTGGCGCACCAGCCATCCGGTGCACGGGCCGCGCAATCTAGGATGA
- a CDS encoding WbqC family protein, which yields MPPASSERVVAICQPHFIPWTGYFEMAARADVFVMLDDVAYSKNGWVNRNRLRSPHPRGWQWATVPVQHDAGGGLIHDIRIAQAGRWRSKLLASLQQLYGRTPHFAAYFPALERVIGAEGDNLTALNMDLLEVLCGQLGIAARLVRSSQFAVSGSKDDKLVGLCRRLGATLYLANNGSAPYIQPGKFLDQGIGFVFQDYDHPVYGQGDADAAFVSHLSVVDCLFWHGPAARDIVLSGRPAEWRLGVMYPRGDGDGQPIRP from the coding sequence ATGCCGCCAGCCTCCTCCGAACGTGTCGTCGCCATCTGCCAGCCGCATTTCATCCCGTGGACCGGCTATTTCGAGATGGCGGCACGTGCCGATGTTTTCGTCATGCTGGACGATGTCGCCTATTCCAAGAACGGTTGGGTCAATCGCAACCGGCTGCGCAGCCCGCATCCTCGCGGCTGGCAATGGGCGACCGTTCCCGTACAGCATGATGCCGGCGGAGGGTTGATCCATGACATCCGCATCGCCCAGGCGGGCCGTTGGCGGAGCAAGCTGTTGGCGTCGCTGCAGCAGCTTTATGGTCGGACGCCCCATTTCGCCGCGTACTTCCCGGCGCTGGAACGGGTGATTGGAGCCGAGGGCGACAATCTGACCGCCTTGAACATGGACTTGCTGGAAGTCCTGTGTGGACAATTGGGGATCGCCGCCCGGTTGGTCCGCAGTTCGCAGTTCGCGGTGTCCGGCAGCAAGGATGACAAGCTGGTGGGGCTGTGCCGGCGATTGGGGGCGACCCTCTATCTGGCCAACAACGGTTCCGCCCCTTATATCCAGCCGGGCAAATTCCTGGATCAGGGGATCGGCTTCGTGTTTCAGGATTACGACCATCCCGTCTATGGTCAAGGCGATGCGGACGCCGCTTTCGTCTCGCATCTGTCGGTGGTGGATTGTCTGTTCTGGCACGGTCCGGCCGCCCGCGATATCGTCTTGTCGGGTCGACCGGCCGAGTGGCGCTTGGGAGTGATGTATCCGCGAGGGGACGGTGATGGACAACCGATACGACCGTGA
- the galE gene encoding UDP-glucose 4-epimerase GalE — MLVTGGAGYIGSHTCKALAQAGFRPLTVDDLSTGHADAVRWGPFEAGDIGDAGFMDAVLNRYHPVAALHFAGSSIVEDSIVDPLRYYHNNVGKTLVLLDRLQAHGVRNIVFASSAAVYGARQPFPTGTADPQPPLSPYGYSKMTVERVLQDMRAQGLVNAVSLRYFNVCGADPDGDIGEDHVPETHLIPNVVTLARTGGRLAVYGTDYPTADGTCVRDYIHVTDLAHAQVEVLRRLPAKNLAPSLDLGHGRGASILDVIAAMSGSRGISLDWYDAGRRRGDPAVLVAEAEILPRLLGYTPRFSDMATILDTTWKWQTARMTQP; from the coding sequence GTGCTTGTTACCGGCGGAGCCGGCTATATCGGCAGCCACACATGCAAGGCGCTGGCCCAGGCCGGCTTTCGTCCGCTGACCGTGGACGACCTGAGCACCGGCCATGCCGATGCCGTGCGCTGGGGACCGTTTGAAGCCGGCGACATCGGCGATGCCGGCTTCATGGACGCCGTCCTGAACCGGTACCATCCCGTCGCCGCGTTGCATTTCGCCGGCAGCAGCATCGTCGAGGATTCCATCGTCGACCCCCTGCGCTATTACCATAACAACGTCGGCAAGACCCTGGTCCTGCTGGATCGCCTGCAAGCCCACGGCGTCCGGAACATCGTCTTCGCCAGCAGCGCCGCCGTCTATGGCGCCCGCCAGCCGTTCCCGACCGGCACCGCCGACCCGCAGCCCCCCCTGTCGCCCTATGGATATTCCAAGATGACGGTCGAGCGGGTCTTGCAGGACATGCGCGCCCAGGGATTGGTCAACGCCGTTTCCTTGCGTTACTTCAACGTCTGCGGCGCCGACCCCGATGGCGACATCGGCGAGGACCACGTCCCCGAGACCCACCTGATCCCCAACGTGGTGACGCTGGCGCGTACCGGCGGTCGATTGGCGGTCTACGGCACCGATTACCCTACCGCCGACGGCACCTGCGTCCGCGACTACATCCACGTGACCGATCTGGCCCACGCACAGGTTGAGGTGCTGCGGCGACTGCCGGCGAAAAACCTCGCCCCCAGCCTGGACCTTGGCCACGGGCGCGGTGCGTCCATCCTGGACGTGATCGCCGCCATGTCCGGCAGCCGGGGCATCAGCCTGGACTGGTACGACGCCGGACGACGCCGGGGCGACCCCGCCGTGCTGGTGGCCGAGGCGGAAATCCTGCCCCGCCTTCTGGGCTATACGCCGCGGTTTTCCGACATGGCGACCATCTTGGACACGACATGGAAATGGCAAACCGCCAGGATGACGCAGCCCTGA
- the rfbA gene encoding glucose-1-phosphate thymidylyltransferase RfbA translates to MKGIILAGGTGSRLRPVTLAVCKQLLPVYDKPMVFYPLSVLMLAGIDDILLISTPRDQPLFQHLLGDGSHLGIRIGYAVQDHPGGLPQAFTIGADHMAGERTAMILGDNVFFGEGMGALLTSAMLGRGAVGFCTRVTDPQRYGVVSFGADGKVDKLQEKPVTPLSDWAMTGLYVVDGDAAARGAMLKPSARGEVEMVDLLGSYLAQQRLSMVKIGRGYAWFDAGTHDSLLEASEFVRTVEGRQGLKVACLEEIALRRGFIDLDRFAVLAHDAGDTSYGRYLRAVLAEMREA, encoded by the coding sequence ATGAAGGGGATCATCCTTGCCGGCGGGACGGGAAGTCGTCTGCGACCGGTGACCTTGGCGGTGTGCAAGCAATTGCTGCCGGTCTACGACAAGCCGATGGTGTTCTATCCGCTGTCGGTGCTGATGTTGGCCGGCATCGACGACATCTTGCTGATTTCTACCCCACGCGATCAGCCTTTGTTTCAGCACCTGCTGGGCGACGGCAGCCATCTGGGTATCCGCATCGGCTATGCGGTGCAGGACCATCCCGGCGGTCTGCCCCAGGCCTTTACCATCGGTGCCGATCACATGGCGGGCGAACGGACCGCCATGATCCTGGGTGACAACGTGTTCTTTGGCGAAGGCATGGGGGCCCTGCTGACCTCGGCCATGCTGGGGCGCGGCGCCGTCGGCTTCTGCACCCGGGTCACCGACCCCCAGCGTTACGGCGTGGTGTCGTTCGGCGCCGACGGCAAGGTCGACAAGTTGCAGGAAAAGCCGGTGACTCCGCTGTCGGATTGGGCGATGACCGGGCTTTATGTGGTCGACGGCGATGCCGCCGCGCGCGGAGCCATGCTTAAGCCCTCGGCCCGAGGCGAGGTGGAGATGGTCGATCTGCTGGGCAGCTATCTCGCCCAGCAGCGGCTGTCCATGGTCAAGATCGGGCGCGGCTACGCCTGGTTCGACGCCGGCACCCACGACAGTCTGCTGGAAGCCTCGGAATTCGTCCGCACGGTGGAAGGCCGCCAGGGTCTGAAGGTGGCCTGCCTGGAAGAAATCGCGCTCAGGCGCGGCTTCATCGATCTGGACCGTTTCGCCGTCTTGGCCCACGATGCCGGCGACACGTCCTATGGGCGCTATTTGCGGGCGGTACTGGCCGAAATGCGGGAGGCATGA
- a CDS encoding tetratricopeptide repeat protein translates to MTLNDLLQQGRWAEAAAALDAHLRRQPDDFDVCMMLGQVRLRLGDGEGAEQSFHRAGGLRPHDPMPFYALAVTALDRGDLDGAVEFCRQALAIAPDHVGALYNLAWVLRRQGRIDEVPDLLRRVVASDPAHRLAWFNLGNALLDLGQVDGAIDALCHACDLQPDWTEAAVALAQALRRRRRDEPGRERLERAWAMKPSAPLASALGNIAGDMGGAEDAERYYRRGLELEPGHVECLVNLGHLLHQSHRLEEMAASLLDAASRLPGETALVNLTGLLYSRRNDLDRAGECFERAVAMDPADVEVSCNLGALYAQRGDAGRAAAQFRRALTLDPFNPVIHSNLLMALVHGEGLSADEVFAEHLEYGHRQESRVEPFVHHRPTADDAAHRPRLGFVSPDLRTHAIAFFFEPVLAGLVKRGVECHLYMTRALQDDTSDRLRCMAHGWRDLSGMDADSAAGIIHGDGIDILVDLAGHTAFNGLPVFARKPAPIQISWLGYPATTGLGRMDYRIIGYPASTADIAHSTEKLLTVIPAFQPPANSPDVSPPPMLAGRPLVFASLNKSSKLGERVYETWAALLRQVPASRFLLVTPGGDAATVRAEWRDRVAGWGIDPDRLDLRPTCSLDRFLDLFAEIDIALDPFPYGGGTTSLLTVWMGVPLIALQGDGEAGQTGAMLLRGLGADTLVARDEDDYVRRAAALAADPDLLVSWRARLRPLLSTSLLLREGRTAADLERVLQMLWADHTRQERHG, encoded by the coding sequence ATGACCCTGAACGATTTGCTGCAGCAAGGACGCTGGGCCGAGGCCGCGGCGGCGCTGGACGCCCATCTGCGACGTCAGCCGGATGATTTCGACGTCTGCATGATGTTGGGGCAGGTTCGTCTGCGCCTTGGCGATGGGGAGGGCGCCGAACAGTCTTTCCATCGGGCCGGGGGATTGCGTCCGCACGACCCCATGCCGTTTTACGCCCTGGCGGTCACCGCCTTGGACCGCGGCGATCTGGATGGTGCGGTGGAATTTTGCCGGCAAGCTCTGGCGATCGCCCCCGATCATGTCGGCGCGCTTTACAATCTGGCCTGGGTTCTGCGCCGGCAGGGGCGGATCGACGAGGTTCCGGACCTGTTGCGGCGGGTGGTGGCGTCTGACCCCGCCCATCGTCTGGCTTGGTTCAACCTTGGCAATGCTTTGCTGGATCTGGGGCAGGTGGATGGTGCCATCGACGCGTTGTGCCACGCTTGCGATCTTCAACCGGATTGGACCGAGGCCGCCGTCGCTCTGGCCCAGGCCTTGCGGCGCCGGCGCCGGGACGAGCCCGGGCGCGAGAGGCTGGAGCGGGCTTGGGCGATGAAGCCATCGGCCCCGCTGGCTTCGGCCTTGGGCAATATCGCCGGCGACATGGGGGGCGCCGAGGATGCCGAGCGCTATTATCGGCGAGGTCTGGAACTGGAACCGGGCCATGTGGAATGTCTGGTCAACCTGGGCCATCTGCTGCACCAGTCCCATCGGCTGGAGGAAATGGCGGCATCCTTGCTGGACGCGGCGTCCCGCCTACCCGGCGAGACGGCCTTGGTCAACCTGACGGGGCTGCTGTATTCGCGCCGCAACGATCTGGACCGTGCCGGTGAATGTTTCGAGCGCGCGGTCGCCATGGACCCCGCCGATGTCGAGGTCTCCTGCAACCTGGGGGCATTGTATGCCCAGCGCGGGGATGCCGGGCGGGCGGCGGCACAGTTTCGCCGGGCGTTGACGCTCGATCCCTTCAATCCGGTGATCCACAGCAATCTGTTGATGGCTTTGGTTCATGGCGAGGGATTGTCGGCGGACGAGGTGTTCGCCGAGCACCTGGAATACGGTCATCGGCAGGAAAGTCGGGTCGAGCCTTTCGTCCATCACCGGCCCACCGCCGACGACGCGGCGCACCGTCCCCGACTTGGTTTCGTCTCGCCGGATCTGCGGACCCACGCCATCGCCTTCTTCTTCGAGCCGGTTTTGGCGGGACTGGTGAAGCGGGGGGTGGAATGCCATCTCTACATGACCCGAGCGCTCCAGGACGATACCTCGGACCGCCTGCGGTGCATGGCCCACGGCTGGCGTGACTTGTCGGGGATGGATGCCGACAGCGCCGCTGGCATCATTCATGGCGACGGCATCGACATCCTGGTCGACCTGGCCGGGCATACCGCTTTCAACGGCCTGCCCGTCTTCGCGCGCAAGCCGGCGCCCATCCAGATCTCCTGGCTGGGCTATCCGGCCACCACCGGCCTCGGCCGCATGGATTACCGTATCATCGGCTATCCCGCCTCGACCGCAGATATCGCCCACAGCACGGAAAAGCTACTGACCGTAATCCCCGCTTTCCAGCCGCCGGCGAACAGCCCGGATGTATCGCCGCCGCCCATGCTTGCCGGGCGTCCGCTGGTGTTCGCCTCGCTCAACAAGAGCTCGAAACTCGGGGAGCGGGTCTACGAAACCTGGGCAGCCTTGCTGCGCCAGGTTCCCGCATCCCGGTTTTTGCTGGTGACGCCCGGCGGCGATGCCGCCACGGTCCGGGCCGAATGGCGTGATCGGGTGGCCGGCTGGGGGATTGATCCCGACCGTCTTGACCTACGCCCAACCTGCTCGTTGGACCGTTTCCTGGATTTGTTCGCCGAGATCGACATCGCCCTTGATCCGTTTCCCTATGGCGGCGGGACCACCTCGCTGCTGACGGTGTGGATGGGGGTGCCGCTGATCGCCTTGCAAGGGGACGGCGAGGCGGGGCAGACCGGGGCGATGCTGCTGCGCGGCCTGGGGGCGGACACGTTGGTGGCCAGGGACGAGGACGACTACGTCCGCCGCGCCGCTGCGCTGGCGGCGGACCCCGATCTCCTGGTATCCTGGCGCGCCCGGTTGCGCCCGCTGCTGTCCACGTCCTTGTTGTTGCGTGAAGGACGAACCGCCGCCGATCTGGAGCGTGTGCTGCAAATGCTTTGGGCCGACCATACCCGGCAAGAACGCCACGGGTGA
- a CDS encoding class I SAM-dependent methyltransferase, whose amino-acid sequence MDNRYDRDFYRAQQDGSRRSAARVVRLLHQLLKPRSVVDVGCGVGTWLAAFLEQGDAEVVGLDGPHVDTGMLHVPAACFRAVDLAVPITVDRRFDLAVSVEVVEHLPAGRGPGFVADLCRLAPVVVFAAALPYQGGTGHVHENWPEYWAQLFRRQGYGVHDVLRSSLWLDVEIEWWYRQNLLLFIDDAAWDDSALAPLLASAPAGGCLRGAAPQPLTRIHPVGWLGWHLAEPGAVVEADRVAGPRGEELRYFNHLSELWLSGRNDEPPPRPLSG is encoded by the coding sequence ATGGACAACCGATACGACCGTGATTTCTACCGCGCCCAGCAGGACGGCAGCCGCCGCTCCGCCGCTCGGGTGGTGCGGTTGCTGCACCAATTGCTGAAGCCGCGCTCCGTGGTGGATGTGGGCTGCGGGGTGGGGACTTGGCTGGCCGCCTTTCTCGAACAGGGGGACGCGGAGGTGGTGGGGTTGGACGGCCCGCATGTCGACACTGGGATGCTGCACGTTCCGGCGGCGTGCTTCCGGGCCGTTGATCTTGCCGTTCCCATTACCGTGGACCGCCGTTTCGATTTGGCGGTATCTGTGGAGGTGGTCGAGCATCTGCCCGCCGGGCGGGGACCGGGCTTCGTCGCCGATTTGTGCCGGCTGGCGCCGGTGGTGGTCTTCGCCGCCGCGCTCCCCTATCAGGGCGGCACCGGCCATGTCCATGAAAATTGGCCGGAATATTGGGCGCAACTGTTTCGCCGCCAGGGTTACGGCGTGCACGACGTCTTGCGGTCGTCGCTGTGGCTGGATGTGGAGATCGAGTGGTGGTACCGGCAGAACCTATTGTTGTTCATTGATGACGCCGCCTGGGACGATTCGGCCCTGGCCCCCCTCCTGGCCTCCGCTCCGGCTGGCGGTTGCCTGCGCGGCGCGGCGCCGCAGCCCTTGACCCGCATCCATCCGGTCGGCTGGCTGGGTTGGCATCTGGCAGAGCCGGGGGCGGTGGTCGAGGCGGACCGCGTCGCTGGCCCGAGGGGCGAGGAATTACGCTATTTCAACCATCTGTCCGAATTGTGGTTGTCTGGGCGGAACGACGAGCCGCCGCCGCGTCCCTTGTCCGGCTGA
- a CDS encoding SPASM domain-containing protein: MTVVPAKERNMGVKAEAPTTRLERPCAFVWMQVNVDYRGTVRPCCHVNDAGAFGNLNERSLMEIWNGEAWQRLRRAWVAGDLSGTPCEGCKVVAVEGAPIAWEFPVRSGSENSPASANQALALAEMQSGAIVQLAKPVVLQYFPSTLCNIDCTFCFQWDQKGIKLGAKGMEMVTQLMPTLMRIDWIGGEPTVQQDFRRWLSDLDIDANPNLNVGMVSNGTILDTALVKLFERISGFVSVSLDAVDKALYEDIRAGAVWEDTRRNVETYRAISRSNPGFRLYVSCLLQKKNLAHLPDFLSFCLEREIPAKVYPSESFPLFERLDMFDDPASELPENWEEVFERTLVLARALDAVQPNNCESTVHYCRAAVMRGLERHRDSRRVRLSPSPGSTGRMVVAYAAGAAIAYARVSGGEDMSIALPNTLPTASVRFYLHGDDRGTDRAPPLQPLAEEG; this comes from the coding sequence GTGACGGTCGTGCCGGCAAAGGAGAGAAATATGGGTGTGAAGGCCGAAGCGCCGACGACTCGCTTGGAACGCCCCTGCGCGTTCGTGTGGATGCAGGTGAATGTCGACTATAGGGGGACGGTGCGCCCCTGTTGCCATGTCAACGATGCCGGCGCGTTTGGGAACTTGAACGAGCGGTCGTTGATGGAAATCTGGAACGGCGAAGCCTGGCAGCGTCTGCGCCGGGCCTGGGTGGCGGGCGACCTGTCGGGGACGCCCTGCGAAGGCTGCAAGGTCGTCGCCGTCGAGGGCGCGCCCATTGCGTGGGAATTCCCGGTACGGTCGGGCAGCGAGAACAGTCCGGCGTCGGCAAACCAGGCGCTGGCGCTGGCGGAAATGCAGAGTGGCGCCATTGTTCAGCTGGCCAAGCCGGTAGTTCTGCAATACTTCCCCTCGACCTTGTGCAATATCGATTGCACCTTTTGCTTCCAGTGGGATCAGAAGGGAATCAAGCTCGGTGCCAAGGGCATGGAGATGGTCACGCAATTGATGCCGACCTTGATGCGGATCGACTGGATCGGCGGGGAACCCACGGTCCAGCAGGATTTCCGACGCTGGCTGTCCGACCTGGACATCGATGCCAATCCCAACCTTAACGTCGGCATGGTTTCCAACGGTACCATCCTCGATACCGCGTTGGTCAAGCTGTTCGAGCGGATTTCCGGATTCGTGTCGGTATCGCTCGACGCCGTCGACAAGGCGCTGTATGAGGACATCCGCGCCGGTGCCGTCTGGGAGGACACCCGGCGCAACGTCGAGACCTATCGGGCCATCAGCCGATCCAATCCGGGGTTCAGGCTTTACGTCTCATGCTTGCTGCAAAAGAAGAATCTGGCACATCTGCCCGATTTTCTGAGTTTTTGCCTGGAACGGGAAATTCCGGCCAAGGTGTACCCGTCCGAAAGCTTCCCGTTGTTCGAGCGCCTGGATATGTTCGACGATCCCGCCAGCGAATTGCCCGAAAACTGGGAAGAGGTGTTCGAGCGGACGTTGGTTCTGGCCCGTGCCCTTGACGCGGTGCAACCGAACAATTGCGAAAGTACTGTCCATTACTGCCGCGCGGCCGTCATGCGCGGGCTTGAACGCCACCGCGACAGCCGCCGTGTTCGATTGTCACCGTCGCCGGGCTCGACCGGAAGGATGGTCGTCGCCTACGCAGCGGGCGCCGCCATCGCCTATGCCCGCGTCAGCGGCGGCGAGGATATGTCGATCGCATTGCCCAACACGCTGCCGACGGCGAGTGTCCGCTTTTACCTGCATGGCGATGATCGCGGCACCGATCGCGCCCCCCCCCTGCAACCGCTGGCCGAGGAAGGTTGA